The Pantanalinema sp. genome has a window encoding:
- a CDS encoding iron-sulfur cluster assembly accessory protein produces MVNLSPEATSKLMVTVTPEAATHIKEALGAQSRSDLALRLYIKPGGCNGYGFGMGLDSAKAGDLTFDHEGIPVVIDPHSAPYLEGAEVGYRVEAMGGGFTITSPNTTSGGGCGSGGCGCGSAKSEEAPAAKSGGCGSGCGCG; encoded by the coding sequence ATGGTGAACCTTTCCCCCGAGGCCACGTCCAAGCTGATGGTGACCGTGACCCCCGAGGCCGCGACCCATATCAAGGAAGCGCTAGGCGCCCAGTCGCGCAGCGATCTCGCGCTGCGCCTCTACATCAAGCCGGGCGGCTGCAACGGCTACGGCTTCGGCATGGGCCTCGACTCCGCCAAGGCCGGCGATCTGACCTTCGACCACGAGGGCATCCCCGTGGTGATCGATCCCCACAGCGCCCCCTACCTCGAGGGTGCCGAGGTCGGCTACCGCGTCGAGGCCATGGGCGGCGGCTTCACCATCACCAGCCCCAACACCACCTCGGGTGGCGGCTGCGGGTCGGGTGGCTGCGGTTGCGGCTCCGCCAAGAGCGAGGAGGCTCCCGCCGCCAAGTCCGGCGGCTGCGGCTCGGGCTGCGGCTGCGGCTAA